In Pan troglodytes isolate AG18354 chromosome 20, NHGRI_mPanTro3-v2.0_pri, whole genome shotgun sequence, the genomic window TGCCTGCTGGCCCTGGGACCCTGACCCCACCGGGCAAGAGACAGGTGGGACGGGAGCTGACCAGAGGCTGACAGGTTGCTGGGGAAGGTGAACTGTTGGTGATTGTTGTTGGGGAACACTTCACAGAATTTGCTTGCTAGTTTCAAAGCTTGTGATGCGGTTGATGTTGGGCAAGTTCCCAGTTTTGTCTTCACATGTAGGGGAAGTGGGTTAGCGTAGGAGAAGGGGCGTTGAGGGAAGTCTGTTCCTCTCCGTGTTTGGTGCTTCTGTGGACTCATGGTCAAGAGGTTGGCAGGCTTCCGTTTTCTCAGCCTTGTTGATCATCTGTGTTGGGAAGGGGTTTGGTTTCTGAGGAAGTGAGAAACCTGAAATTGTGCAACCCCCTCAGGCTGCAGGCTGTAGTTGATTGGGTCCTTATCTGGAGGCCTTCAGGGTTTGAGGTCAGGGCAGGGACAGTTCTGGAACACAGCTAAGTTACTGTGAACCACGCGGAGAATCCCATTGCGGCTTACTCGAGCTAGGTGGTTGGCCCTTCCTTCCCTCAGCGTTGCTACTTGGGAAATGATGGTGGTCTTGTGTCCATGGGGCCAGCTGctgcaccatctgggctcactgtggTCTCCTTCCTTGGAGCGTGGGGTCTGGGTCTTGTCTGGGCTAGTGGATGGCCAGGGCAGCGTACTCACTGGGCTCCTGGGAGCTCCCCTGGGAGGAAGAGACTGCAGTTGTCTCTGGTCTGAGAGGTGGTGGCTCACCTGGGTGTAGCTCACAATTGCGGAGCTCCACGGCAgcctggagggaggggagagtggGAGTTGAGGTATGCGGTTCTGGGGAGAAGCCTACGGGCTTGGAAAGGAAAAGGGTCTTCAGGGCTCTGTACAGAGGCAGCGAGcggggcaacagagggagactccatctcaagaatttgtagagatggagtctcaatgtGTTGCCCCGGCTGATCTAAAACCCTTGGCCTCAcgcaatccacccgcctcccaaagcactaggatgacaggtgtgggccacagtgcctggcctgcgTGGGTCTGTTTAATCTCCGGGCCTCTTGCTCTCCCTTTCTTGGTGATCTCCTTGGACCACTTCCCCGTATCATTCTCTCCCTCGACCCTGAGCCCGGGGTCCTGAGCAGAGAACGGGATGGGGGCTGGGTAGGGGCCCCTCACTTGCAACCAGGATGTTGGGTGGGGGCGACAGGGGGCCGACCTTGGGCAGGAGGCATTGTGTCCACCGCAGCATCTGTGCTGGCCCCCAGGGGGGTGGCTCACATGGCCCAGGGGGACGTCCAGGAGGTGCTGCCCATCTAGGCGCTGGCGGGCTGGGAGCCCCTTGTCCTGGTCAATGCAGAGCTGTCAAAACCGGCCTCTGAGTGATGCTGAGGGGTCAGGCTGTCTGCAGAGAGCACCGGCGATCCCGGCTGTGCTGAGAGGGAGGGCTGAGGGCTGCCTGGACGCCCCTGAGACGAGGCGACTGGTATTTAGGGGATGCGTACTCTCTGGGGCCCGCTGGGGCCTGCAGGGAGAGCTCTCACCGGTCTCAACTCCATGCCTTCTGCCTTGTGCTTCTGGCCCAAGAGGTCGGGGTCACTGACCACCCCGTGTCCACCTAAGGCTTCCCTGGACACACAGCAGGGAGATGGGCAATGAGGGTGGGGTTGTGGCCCTGCCTGTCACGGTCCCCAGCAGTGCAGATGAATTAGACCATTGAGTCACAGAGCCTGGAGGGCAGATGGGTGTGCTGGTATAAGGAGCCCCGGGCTCTGTGTTACAGGTCATGTGTTCTCACCAGTGGCCTTGCAGGAGGGGAACAGCCCCTTCCCCAGGGCCTCGCTCTGCTCCCCCTGAAGGATGGGGCTGAGGGGACAGCAGGCTCTGGGGGCCTTTCAGACCACATTTGAGTCAAAATTTGACTTCCCCATACTCTGCCTGCTTCCACCTCACCCAACTCTCATCCAGGGGTGACCCTTGTTCTAGCAcatgaggctgaggccagagagggcAGGGCCTTAGGACACAGCCCAGTCACTGTTCTAATTCCAGAGGCAAGCCCCTTCCATGTCCTGAGCTCTGTAATGTATCTTTTCTTTCATGAGCCTTGCGATCAGGCGATGTTTATTCAGTGGTTACCACATCCAGGCATGCTGCCAGGAGGAGGGGAGTCGTGGGTGAAGCTGATAGGATTCCTGCTGGACTCACGGAGCCTGGGTTAATGACACATTACCCATGTTTAGATAGGAGGTAATTCTGCTCCGGTTTCGACAAGTTGTAGGAAAGGAGGAAAACATGCTCATAGCAGGTGAGCAGCGTGCACCTGTCACGGGAGTGAGGGGTCCTTCTGGGGGATGGAGAGACCAAGACGTGAACAGTGAGTGTGGCACGCAGAGTGTCCTCCACCAGAAACAGTGTGGGCTGTTCTCAGACCTGAAAGTGAGCCAAAGGAAGCTGGGACCTCGTCATTCAGGGGACTTGTGCACCATGAAGATTTATTGGATGCtgtttaagaaaatggaaaatccggctgggcacggtggttcacacctgtaatcccagcactttgggaggcggaggtgggtggattatgaggtcaggagttcgagaccagcctggccaacatggtgaaaccccgtctgtactaaagacacaaaaaatcagccaggtgtggtggtggaagcCGAGtagccagctactcgggaggctgaggcaggagaatcacttgaacccgggaggtggaggttgcagtgagctgagatcgcgccacagcactccagcctaggtgacagagtgagactccatctcaaaaaacaaacaaacaaaaaaaacaaaacgggGAGTCTTTAGAAAGCACAGTAGAAACAGATGTCTGTTTTTACAAGCCCATCACTGCACAGAATGCAATATGGGAGGGTTTCACTAATGGTTAACCATAACCACACTCTAGCGTGAGCCCAGCCACTAGGCAATGTGCTGATAAGGATTCTAAGTGGTTTATGTGGACTCCTCATGACCTATGACACACATACGTTTACAGTGGAGTGGAACGAGGCAGGAGGGCTTGTCTTTGTCATAGTCTACGAGCTCTGCAGAGGTGTCAGCTACATCCGGATTGGCTCAGGGAGCGGCCGTCAGAAGACTTACATGTGTTTAATAACTGAGGTTGTGTGTATGTGGCAGGGGGTGGGTAACTGTGATGAGTTTGGTGTGGCACAGCCATAGCCTGTGAAGCTGGAAAGTGTATCAGGTTTGGTCATCAACAGGCTTGAACATGAGGTACAGGAACGTGCATCTTATTTTTGGAAGATGGAGCCCCGTTGGAGGAATTTGAGCAGTGGAGGGTCACAGCCAGGTAAGATGGTCAGAAGAGGCCTCGGAAGTGATGAGAGGGATGGACTGGAGTAGGGATGGGAGCCAGTAGGGGGCCAGGAGGGAGGTTGGTGCAGTGCACAGACAGGGCGTCCTCGGTCCCCAGCTGAGCTTAGACTGTAGGGATGGACCAGCGGACACGGGTGGAGCCGGGTGAGGAGGGATGTGGGCAGAGAGGTTTGGATTTGTTCACTGTGTGTGAAGCAGAAGAGTGTGAGGAGCTTTTCCACTCTCTGCCTTGGTTGATGGGAGGAACCAGTGGGGCTGCCGCAGGACAGACGACCCGCGTGGGAGAAGGAGGCTTGGGGAGATGTTTCTAAGACTTAACTTGCTCACAGAGGGAAGCACAAGCTTCCTTCGAGCCTGGGCTTTGTTTTCCCAAACAGGTCCCTTCActgactttcttttttgagacggagtctcgctccgtcgcccaggctggagtgcagtggcgcgatctcggctcactgcaagctctgcctcccgggttcacgccattctcctgcctcagcctcccgagtagctgggactacaggcgcccgccaccacgcccggctaatcttttgtatttttagtagaggcggggtttcaccgtgttagccaggatggtctcaatctcctgacctcgtgatccacccgcctcggcctcccaaagtgctgggattacaggcgtgagccaccgcgcccagccaactttcCTGTTAATGAGTagcactctttttttctttcttttctttcctttttttttctttagacacggtcttgctctgtttcccaggctggagtgcagtggcgtgacagctcactacaacctccacttcctgggttcaggtgattgtcctgcttcagcctcccaagtagctggattacaggcacgtgccaccatgcctggctaatttttgtatttttagtagagacagagtttcaccatgttggccaggctggtcttgaactcctgaccttaaatcatcctcttgccttggccccccaaagtgttaggattacaggcatgagccatcatgcttggcctcttttttctttttctttctttttttttgtttttgagacagagtcttgctctgtcacccaggctggagtgcagtggcgtgatctcagctcactgcagcctccacctcccaggttccagcgattctcctgcctcaatctcccagttagctgggattacagacgtgcgccaccatatccagttaaattttgtattttttagtaaagacagagttttaccatgttggccaggctggtcttgaactcctgacctcaggtgatccgcccgcctcagcctcccaaagtgttgggattacgggcatgagccaccatgctcagcctcttttttctttgcttaaaaGATGaggcctgttgcccaggctggagtgcagtggcactatcatagctcactgcagccttgacatcgtggctcaggtgatcctcccgcctcaggctcccgagtggctgggactacagacatgcacctcCACAGCCACTACTTATTTTTGTAGCGATGTCTATCAGCTGGTGAATAGAGAAAGTGTGGTATATCcttacaacaaaatattattcaaccgtagaaaggaatgaagtactcaTACATGCTACATGTGTGAACCTTGATAATATACTAGATAAAAGCAGTCAGGAAAAAAAGGTCACATATGACGTTATTTCATTTATAAGAAGTAtccagcctgggtgtggtggctcatgcctgtaatccagcactttgggaggccaaggcaggtggattgcctgagtttaggagtttgagaccagcctgggcaacatggtgaaataccatctctaccaaaaatacaaaaaattcacccggcgtggtggtatgtgcctgtgatcccagctacttgggaggctcaggtggcaggatcgcttgagcctgggaggcagaggttacagtgagccgagatcacaccactgcactccaacctgggtgacagagtgagtccctgtctcaaaaaaaaaaaaaaaaaaaaaaggtattcaaaGAAGGCCAATcgatagaggcagaaagtaggtTAATTGTTGCATGGGATTAGGTGGGAGTGATTGCTTAATGTAAACTCGGTTTCCTTCTCAGTATGATAAAAATGTTTCGGAATGAGATAGAGGTGATGCTTACACCATATTGTGAATTTACTAAATGCCACAAAATAGAgttgtatctcaataaaaatatatttgttgggccgggtgcggtggctcacgcctgtaatcccagcactttgggaggcaggcggatgaagaggtcaggagttcaagaccagcctggccagcatggtgaaaccctgtctctactaaaaatacaaaacttagccaggcgtggtggcatgtgtctgtaatcccagctactcgggaggctgaggtagaacggagcgagactccgtctcaaaaaaatatatatatatgtaaatatatatatgttgggcatagtggtgcacacatgtagtcccagctgcttgggaggctgaggcaggagaaccacttgaacctgggaagtggaggttgcagtgagccgagactgcaccattgcactcctgcctgggcaaaaagagtgaaactccatctcgaaaaaaaaaaaaccacacacacacacgtagataaaatcaaatattctgtatgccataaatatgtacaattattatttgtcaattaaaaactcttaagctgggcacagtggctcatgcctgtaatcccaacactttgggaggcggagatgggaggctcttgagcccacaagtttgaggccagtttgggcaacatcgtgagaccccattgctacaaaaaaatttaaaatatatttttaaaaaactctaatacagtagtccccctttatCTGTAATTTTCCTTCTGTGTTTTCAGTTACCTGGTGGTCAaccatggtccaaaaatattaaatagaaaagttAAGGAATCATAAGTTTTTgacaaatcaaaactaaaaatatttctaaaaaaccTAGAATACGCAGGAAAGGGGAAACAACACACagcagaggagacaaacaaaaagGCACACCTGAACACAGTCATGCACCGCATAACGATGTTTCGCTCCACTACACATTTCATATGTGATGGTATAGCCTATGTATGCAGTAGGTTATACCACgtaggtttgtgtaagtagactctatgatgtttacacgacggtgaatttttttttcttttttttgagatggagtctcattctgtctcccaggctggagtgaaatggcacgattttggctcactgcaacctccgcctcccaggttcaagcgattctcctgcctcagcttcccaagtagctgggattacaggcatgcaccacgatgcccggctaatttttgtatttttagtagagacagggtttcaccatgttgagcaggctggtctcgaattcccgacctctggtgatccacccatcttggcctcctaaagttctgggattacaggcgtgagccaccacgcctggccgaaatTTTTTAATGATGgttttctcagaacatatccctgtcattaagtgacataCGATTGTAATGTCATCAgtgattacattaaatataagtgaTCAAAAAGAGATTACaagattggaattttttttttttttgagacagagtcttgctctgttgcccaggctgtagtgtagtggtgtgatctcggttcactgcaacctctgcctcctgggttcaagcagttctctgcctcagcctccctagtagctgggattacaggtgcctgccaccacacctggccaatttttgtatttttagtagagacggggtttcaccatcttggccaggctagtcttgaactcctgaccttgtgatccacccgccttggcctcccaaagtgctgggattacaggcatgagcccccgcgcctggcctgttgtttatattttatcaCATTAAAAAAGCAGAAGGATGAAAAATGTATTATGCAAACACTAATCAACAGATAATTTCACTGGCTTGttagttgttttgttgttttgagacagggtctcatccaggctgaagtgctgtggtgcgatctcggctcattgcagcctcgacctcctgtacccaagtgatcctcccacctcagcctctcaagtagctgggactacaggtgtgaacttGCCCATCCTCCCCACTTgccctcccaaagtattgggattacaggtgtgagccactgcacctggttatgcttcttttttattatttttctttctttcttttttttttccgagacggaatctcactctgtcgcccaggctggagtgcagtggtgcgatctcagctcactgcaagctctgcctcccgggctcacaccattctcctgcctcaacttcctgagtagctgggactataggcacccgccaccacgcccggctaatttttttgtatttttagtagagatggggtttcaccgtgttagccaggatggtctcgatctcctgacctcgtgatccgcccgcctcggcctcccaaagtgctgagattataggcgtgagccaccgcgcccggcctatttatgcTTCTTAATTTTCCCATGTCGTAAGTTCGATGTATAATATTTACATTATCATTCAGTTTAAAacattcactcttttttttttagagacaagttctcgctctgtcacacaggctggagtgcagtggcacagtcatagctcactgcagcctcagcagcCTTAACTTCTTAtgttcaaggaatcctccccactcagcctcctgagtaccacacccggcctttatgtctgtttttttttttttttttgttattaactCATTGATTGTTGAGAAGTCTGTTGCTTTATTTCCAAAATGGGACGATATTAGTCATCTTTGAGTCAGGTGAGTCCCACAAGTTCCCAGCGTCTCCTCATGGTCTGTGTTAGGGGTCCAGGCTGGCTGGGGTTCACTGGTGTCCACTGTGGGCAGCTCCCGTGCCTTCAGCAGTCCTGAGTCTCCTTCTGCTGAGTGTGGGGTCTGCGTGCCCCCCGGGCTAGTGGATGGCCAGAGTGGCGTAGATGCTGGGCTCAGCTGGAGGTTCCCCTTCCTGGGATGGAGGAGGCTCAGTTGCCTTCTGTCTAAGGGTCAAGCTGTGCAGCTGGGCGTAGGTCACATCCTGGGGGGCTTCAGATGCAGCAGCCTGCAGCGGGGGAGAGTGAGAGGGAAGGAACGTGGTGGGGGTCGGGGAGGCCTGGGGGTCTGGAGAGGAAAGGACTCACCTGAGTGTCCATCTGCCTGTCCTCTTCCGCCTGTGTGTCCTTTGTGTCCAGGAATTCCCCAgacagtggggagggaggagaggccaTTTCTCTCCTAGGTCTGGAGTGTTTCACCGGGGCATACGTCACTGCCTGGGGGTCTTCATTGTGTGGGCTCTGCTGGAGAGAGACAGTGGTGGGGGGTGTCCTTGAATCCCCCTGACCTCCTGGAGTCAATTTTCCCCACTGTTCCCCGGGTGATCCGATTACATCCCTTTCCTGATGGAATCTCAGGGACGCCCTAAGGCCGTGGAGGGTCTGGCCGCTCCCTCCCTGTGGTTCTGGCCTCTGCTCCTCACTCTGACCTTGCCCATTTGGCTGCAGCCTCACGGGCCTTCCTACAAGAGCTCGCTGCTGCCTCGGGGCCTTTGCAcggctgtttcctctgcctgcagGGGCTCGTCCATTAGAGGATGGTGTGGCCCCCTCCGTCCAGGCTTCTCAGATGACAGCTGAGCAGACAGCCCTCCCCTTCCATTCAGACTGGCCCCACTGCCCCACACTCTCTGCCCTTTCTCTGGTTTATGTTCCTTACAGCACGTTGCACTCCTGGACATGGtgcatttatttgcattttgtcTCCCACCATGAGGTGAGCTCAGGAGGCGGGGGCGGCTTTGCTCCCTGCTGTGTCTGCAGCTCCCACAGGGAGCCCCATCCACAGTGAGCTCCCTGGGAACACtcgctggatgaatgaatgaagaggagCCCAGGAGACGAAGGTGGTTCATTTATTCCTCATCCTCCTGATGGCTGGGGAGCGCTCTAACTACCACATGGCCAAACAGAGGCTGAGGAGCAGGAAGGGGACCCGGGAGGAGGCCCACGAGGTCCCAGGACAGCAGGAGAGAGTGAGGTCGCAGCAGGCGGGAGGCAGCATGCTGGACAAGGAGGGGTCCACCGTGACGATGCTGAGAGCCGGGGGAAGGAGGACAGAGAAGTCCTGCAGGATTAGATCTGGCACCAGGAGGCCTTTGGTGCCTGGGACGTGGCGGGATCTCACCTGACTGTCCAGCTCCACCTGGTCCTCAGACTGTGTGTCCTTCACGGCAGCATCTGCTGGGGCAGAGCAAGGGGTTCGTCTCTTGGTTCTCTGAGACCTCTCAGTCCTGCTGGCCCCTGCCCTGCTCCCAGATGGGGCCACCAAGATGCAGGGAGGTCCCACAGTGTGGGGCGAGACCATCTTCCACGGAGCCCCAGAcccttcccagcccctccctgTTGCTACTGAAATTTTGGGACTCCTGTCTCTCCAGCACCCCCATTTGTCCCCTCTCTTCCTCTTACAGAGGTTTTCTTCCTGGACGTCAGCAGCTGGGCCGGACCTGGGGGAGGACATGGGAGTGTGAGGGGCAGTGTATGGGCTGCAGTGGGTGGGAGTCTGTGGTCTTTGGGCAGAATTACCTCCTCAGCAGGCCCCTGTCCTTGGGCTCTGTCTCCGCAGCCCCTGCAGGACGCTGGAAATCAGTCTTTCTCTGGTCTGGGTGAAGATGGACAGAGTCTCAGCCCTGGGAACATTAGAACCCCCATTCTACACATGCAActtgagggagagaaggaaaactaaaaatattcctGCATGGATGTTCCAAATATTTCATGATAGAAAAAAAACTCCATGAATACTGACGTTTGTAAATGCGTGCTGACATTACATGCCCCTGGAACCGGTTTTCTAAACTGACACCCCTGTGTGTTTGGGTTCCCTCTGGCTGGTGCCCTGAGCCCACCCTTGGTCGGCCCATGGGTCCCCCGCTTCCCTACTCACCAGATGTCCTGTGTTTGCTGTGACGCTGACgtcggaggaggaggaagaggaggaggaagagcagcagGACGAAGGCCACCGAGACCCCAATCAAAACCTCCAGGTATCTTCCCAGACCTTGACATGAGGACGTCAGGAGTGGGAATGACGTCATTGatgtgagcacctactgtgtgcaggcgCGAGCCGGGTCTTTCCTTCGTGACCTCCAACCCTCACAAGCAGTCGTGCAACATGGAATTGCCACCCGTAcaacccatttcacagatgcacaaactgaggctcagagaggggaatcGCCTGCCCCGGGCCCCCAGCAAggaagcagcagagctgggaagGGAGCTCGGGAGTCTGACCTGCAGCCCTTGTTCCTGCACCAGAGCCAAGACCCGGAGCTGCAGGGAAAGAGCCTGACCATCCTGAACCACagccctgctcccctcccctgccccaggtcACCGTCACTGCTGCAGGTGGGACAGGACAGGCACCTGCGGAATCGGGTCTGGGAGGTTCCCTGGGAGGCCTCCTCTCCCAGGAGGGCACAGCTGGGGGTCAGACCTGAAAGGAACTTTCCCACCCGCAGGCCTCTCTCCTTTACACTTGGAGAAACTGAGTCCCATGCAGGGGAGGGGCCTGTCCACATCGCCACCTCCAGAGGAGCCTGAACCTAGGACAgaacccacccctgcctcccctgGACCCCGCCCACCTCCCACTCAGAGCCCCTCACTCGCCACTCTGGGGGCCTGACCCTGGGGGGTTGAGGGGCTGGTCCTCAGGACCTCCTGGGTCAGGACAGGGAGATGAGGGCTGGGGCTGTCTTGCCCCCCACATCAGCCCGGCTCCTCCTCCCCCAGGCTGGGCCCCAACATTTCCCTCTGCCTCAACCCCCCGCCCCTCACCAGCCCAGCCTCAGAGCCCCTGGGACACAAGCCCGTCcttgaggggaggggagtgggatCCTTAGGGAGACTCAGACTGCCCTGGGGGAGGCCGCGCTCCCCACGAGGCCTCAGTGACTCACCAGGTGTGGAGGGCGGCCCTGTGGGTGGGAGCCTGGAGCCTCCAGAGGGTCCTGGAAGGAGCACGGGAGGCGGGTGAGGGGCGGGGGCCGTCCATGGAGTGTACCCTTCCACTCCCACTCTCCTGCTTCCGCCCAGTGGATTCCCTGGAACCATTTCTCTGCCCACCTGGTGCCTTCTGCATGCCAGGCAGGGGAGAACGGGTGGCCATGCCTAGGAGAACCCCTGTTGGCCTCCTCCCCTCTGAGGGCTGGGTGCCCTCTGGCTAAGCCTCTCTCACTCCATCCCAGCTGAGATCTCCTGGGGCCTGGGCTTGAGCTGAGCCTTTGAGCTCAGAGAGGACCGGGTCAGGGCAGTCACCTGAGACCATGAGTTCCAGGGGGTCACTGGGGAAAGACAGCAGGTAGGGGTCGGAGCTGCGTGAGCCGTAGCACCTGTAGGTCCCCGTGTGGGCTGAGATCACAGGACTCACGGGGAATTCAGCCTGGTACTTATGAGCTCGGTACTTTGATCTCAGATGCAGCGGGGGATAGGCTGCCCCTTCTTTGGTCAGAAGGAAAGTGTCAAACTGCCACCATGACTGACACAGCAGGGTCACGTTCTCTCCTGAGGCCACTGTGGGGCCTGGCTGCACTGACAGGGAGACTGTGTCATAGAACTGTCCTGGAGAGAAGAAGGATGGGTGAGGGGCTGCCCCACCTTGCTCTGAGCTGACACCTCCCCAGGCCTCTCCCTGGGACCCtcagtgtctctgtctctgttttctctgAGTCTCGCCTCCCCGCCCatcccctgtctctctctgtctctccctcccttggGACCCCCACCCCTCATCCCGGCCATCACCACCTGGGCTCCCCCGACAGGGCCTGTGCAGAGCTTGGGTCCCTGACTGAACCCACTGGGCACCTCACCTGCGATCAGGATGTCCAGGGGGTCACTGGGGGCCGACCACTCGGAGGAGAGGTTGTGTGCACCGTAGCATCTGTACTGGCCCCCATGGGAGGGGCTCACAGGGCCCAGGGTGAAGTTGGCCTGGGAGAGCCCAGCCTGGGGCTGCTGGCCAGGGCGCTGGAGGAAGTCACGTTCCCCCTCCTTGTACAGAACAAATCTGTCGTAGCCGACATCAGAGCCACACTGGAGGGTCAGGCTCTCCCCAGGGGCCAGGACAGGGCCCTGCAGTGTCAGGAGGGAGGGCTTCCTAGACACGCCTGGAGGGAAAGAGGTGCCAGGACTGAGAGGGCTGGTTCCTCCCACGCCCCTTCCTTCTCCCGTCCTGGCCCTGCAGGTCTCACTGTCTCTCATGCTCTGAGTCTCTGACTCCAGGGCCTCCTTCTCACCCGGGGCTGTCTTGGAGTCATTTCAGAGGAGTGGGGTCTCCCTAGCCCTGGCCACTGTGCCTgatctttcctcctctccctgagagctgggaccTCACAGCAAACACACCGATgccttcctgagtcctccccttTCAGGTGAGCGTGGCCGAGGGCTCCTCCTCCCATGTCAGAGCCTCCCCATGGGGTCTCCCTCACGCCTTCAGCCCGTCCATCAACACATCACTCTGGGTCCTTTCCAGATTTAGTCACCAGCCAAACTCCCCACAACCTGTCAGCTGCCCCGAAAGTGTGTTAGAGAAGGCCGTGGCTCCCTCACCTGAGGGCAGAATCTCCAGGGGGTCACTGGGGTGGGACCACACCTGGTCGttgtaagtataataataatagcatctgAACGTCCACCTGTGGCTGGGGGTCACGGGGCCCACAGGGAACAGGGCCTGGAACCCCCCACTGTGGAGCTGCTGTGAGTCCAGGGTCCGGGGGAGCTGGTGTTCTCCTTCCTTCATCAGAACAAAATGGTCATATCCCTTCTGTGAGCCACATCGGAGGGTCACGTTCCCCCCTGAGGCCAccacagggctgggcagggctgaGAGGGTGGGTTTGCTGTAGAATCCTAGGAGAGAAGGAGGC contains:
- the LILRB3 gene encoding leukocyte immunoglobulin-like receptor subfamily B member 3 isoform X4 yields the protein MGMTGGPGAGSWDLSVGTSWDPASDFLPGPLPTPTLWAEPGSVIIRGSPVTIWCQGNLEAQEYCLYKEGSTEPWDKTNPLETRNKARFSIPSMTQHHAGRYRCYYRSPAGWSEPSDPLELVVTGFYSKPTLSALPSPVVASGGNVTLRCGSQKGYDHFVLMKEGEHQLPRTLDSQQLHSGGFQALFPVGPVTPSHRWTFRCYYYYTYNDQVWSHPSDPLEILPSGVSRKPSLLTLQGPVLAPGESLTLQCGSDVGYDRFVLYKEGERDFLQRPGQQPQAGLSQANFTLGPVSPSHGGQYRCYGAHNLSSEWSAPSDPLDILIAGQFYDTVSLSVQPGPTVASGENVTLLCQSWWQFDTFLLTKEGAAYPPLHLRSKYRAHKYQAEFPVSPVISAHTGTYRCYGSRSSDPYLLSFPSDPLELMVSGPSGGSRLPPTGPPSTPGLGRYLEVLIGVSVAFVLLLFLLLFLLLRRQRHSKHRTSDQRKTDFQRPAGAAETEPKDRGLLRRSGPAADVQEENLCKRKRGDKWGCWRDRSPKISVATGRGWEGSGAPWKMVSPHTVGPPCILVAPSGSRAGASRTERSQRTKRRTPCSAPADAAVKDTQSEDQVELDSQQSPHNEDPQAVTYAPVKHSRPRREMASPPSPLSGEFLDTKDTQAEEDRQMDTQAAASEAPQDVTYAQLHSLTLRQKATEPPPSQEGEPPAEPSIYATLAIH
- the LILRB3 gene encoding leukocyte immunoglobulin-like receptor subfamily B member 3 isoform X5 — encoded protein: MTPALTALLCLGLSLGPRTHVQAGPLPTPTLWAEPGSVIIRGSPVTIWCQGNLEAQEYCLYKEGSTEPWDKTNPLETRNKARFSIPSMTQHHAGRYRCYYRSPAGWSEPSDPLELVVTGFYSKPTLSALPSPVVASGGNVTLRCGSQKGYDHFVLMKEGEHQLPRTLDSQQLHSGGFQALFPVGPVTPSHRWTFRCYYYYTYNDQVWSHPSDPLEILPSGVSRKPSLLTLQGPVLAPGESLTLQCGSDVGYDRFVLYKEGERDFLQRPGQQPQAGLSQANFTLGPVSPSHGGQYRCYGAHNLSSEWSAPSDPLDILIAGQFYDTVSLSVQPGPTVASGENVTLLCQSWWQFDTFLLTKEGAAYPPLHLRSKYRAHKYQAEFPVSPVISAHTGTYRCYGSRSSDPYLLSFPSDPLELMVSGPSGGSRLPPTGPPSTPGLGRYLEVLIGVSVAFVLLLFLLLFLLLRRQRHSKHRTSDQRKTDFQRPAGAAETEPKDRGLLRRSGPAADVQEENLYAAVKDTQSEDQVELDSQQSPHNEDPQAVTYAPVKHSRPRREMASPPSPLSGEFLDTKDTQAEEDRQMDTQAAASEAPQDVTYAQLHSLTLRQKATEPPPSQEGEPPAEPSIYATLAIH
- the LILRB3 gene encoding leukocyte immunoglobulin-like receptor subfamily B member 3 isoform X7 — its product is MTPALTALLCLGLSLGPRTHVQAGPLPTPTLWAEPGSVIIRGSPVTIWCQGNLEAQEYCLYKEGSTEPWDKTNPLETRNKARFSIPSMTQHHAGRYRCYYRSPAGWSEPSDPLELVVTGFYSKPTLSALPSPVVASGGNVTLRCGSQKGYDHFVLMKEGEHQLPRTLDSQQLHSGGFQALFPVGPVTPSHRWTFRCYYYYTYNDQVWSHPSDPLEILPSGVSRKPSLLTLQGPVLAPGESLTLQCGSDVGYDRFVLYKEGERDFLQRPGQQPQAGLSQANFTLGPVSPSHGGQYRCYGAHNLSSEWSAPSDPLDILIAGQFYDTVSLSVQPGPTVASGENVTLLCQSWWQFDTFLLTKEGAAYPPLHLRSKYRAHKYQAEFPVSPVISAHTGTYRCYGSRSSDPYLLSFPSDPLELMVSGPSGGSRLPPTGPPSTPGLGRYLEVLIGVSVAFVLLLFLLLFLLLRRQRHSKHRTSDAAVKDTQSEDQVELDSQQSPHNEDPQAVTYAPVKHSRPRREMASPPSPLSGEFLDTKDTQAEEDRQMDTQAAASEAPQDVTYAQLHSLTLRQKATEPPPSQEGEPPAEPSIYATLAIH